The following proteins come from a genomic window of Pyxidicoccus sp. MSG2:
- a CDS encoding BPSS1187 family protein: MSKPNVWMRWCAPIVLGLGLVTGCGAGPEPAPEELPVARVEQGVTTCTGPTGAICRFVTPTEAGTPGSGNYLDPHVVIRPTVPTKAELVVFLPGTGGKPENSLSGNYADANHSIYASASSKGYRVIGLTYQNSPAIGMLCGSDDACFLPTRRTLVTGDVQSGSAVTTMNREDAIIPRLTRLLVYLRDTGDPTGGWGSFLMNPSCIPLLCRLNPAKVIISGHSQGGGHAGVIGKDYAVRRVVMLASPCDALGNPGPAASWTLPPFTTPTGADTYRGLIARGQTSTGYTLDLCDPDAPRHWAPERMNAQWSRITSSTGLCPTDPHACVIRDAQFFTEWQNLWP, encoded by the coding sequence TTGAGCAAGCCGAACGTGTGGATGCGGTGGTGTGCCCCCATCGTGCTGGGGCTGGGACTCGTCACGGGGTGCGGAGCCGGTCCCGAGCCTGCCCCGGAGGAGCTTCCGGTGGCGCGCGTCGAGCAGGGCGTGACGACCTGCACCGGCCCCACGGGCGCCATCTGCCGCTTCGTCACCCCGACGGAAGCGGGGACGCCCGGCTCGGGCAACTACCTGGACCCGCACGTCGTCATCCGCCCCACGGTTCCGACGAAGGCGGAGCTCGTCGTCTTCCTGCCGGGCACGGGCGGCAAGCCGGAGAACTCGCTCAGCGGCAACTACGCGGACGCCAACCACAGCATCTACGCCAGCGCCAGCTCCAAGGGCTACCGCGTCATCGGGCTCACGTACCAGAACTCGCCCGCCATCGGCATGCTCTGCGGGAGTGACGATGCCTGCTTCCTCCCCACCCGCCGCACCCTCGTCACTGGCGATGTCCAGTCCGGCAGCGCGGTGACGACCATGAACCGGGAGGACGCCATCATCCCCCGGCTCACCCGGTTGCTCGTGTATCTGCGTGACACGGGGGACCCGACCGGGGGCTGGGGCAGCTTCCTCATGAATCCCTCCTGCATCCCGCTGTTGTGCCGCCTCAACCCGGCGAAGGTCATCATCTCCGGGCACTCGCAGGGCGGCGGCCACGCGGGCGTCATCGGCAAGGACTACGCCGTGCGCCGCGTCGTCATGCTCGCCTCGCCCTGCGACGCGCTCGGCAACCCGGGGCCCGCCGCGAGCTGGACCCTGCCGCCGTTCACGACGCCCACGGGCGCCGACACGTATCGGGGCCTCATCGCGCGCGGCCAGACGAGCACCGGCTACACGCTCGACCTGTGCGACCCGGATGCGCCCAGGCACTGGGCCCCGGAGCGGATGAACGCGCAGTGGAGCCGCATCACCAGCTCCACCGGCCTGTGCCCCACGGACCCGCACGCCTGTGTCATCCGGGACGCGCAGTTCTTCACGGAGTGGCAGAACCTGTGGCCGTAG